The following proteins are co-located in the Camelina sativa cultivar DH55 chromosome 12, Cs, whole genome shotgun sequence genome:
- the LOC104730972 gene encoding serine/threonine-protein kinase AFC2 isoform X2, which translates to MTKVAIVMHDLRMIHTDLKPENILLVSSDYVKIPEYKGSRLQRDLSYKRVPKSSAIKVIDFGSTTYERQDQTYIVSTRHYRAPEVILGLGWSYPCDVWSIGCIIVELCTGEALFQTHENLEHLAMMERVLGSFPQQMLKKVDRHSEKYVRRGRLDWPDGATSRDSLKAVLKLPRLQNLIMQHVDHSAGELINMVQGLLRFDPSERLTAREALRHPFFTRRR; encoded by the exons ATGACAAAGGTGGCAATCG TTATGCATGACTTGCGCATGATTCATACGGACCTTAAACCAGAAAATATTCTCTTAGTCTCCTCGGACTATGTGAAGATTCCTGAGTATAAG GGCTCCCGGTTACAAAGGGATCTAAGCTATAAAAGAGTGCCTAAATCAAGTGCAATAAAGGTGATTGATTTTGGTAGCACAACTTATGAGCGTCAGGACCAAACCTACATTGTATCTACGAGACATTATAGGGCACCAGAAGTGATTTTAG GTCTTGGCTGGAGTTATCCATGCGATGTTTGGAGTATTGGATGTATCATAGTGGAACTGTGCACG GGAGAAGCGTTGTTCCAAACACATGAAAATCTGGAGCATTTAGCAATGATGGAGCGTGTACTTGGGTCGTTCCCTCAACAAATGTTGAAGAAAGTGGA TCGGCACTCAGAGAAATATGTGAGAAGAGGTCGTTTGGATTGGCCTGATGGGGCCACCTCAAGGGACAGCCTCAAAGCAGTATTGAAGCTTCCTCGGCTTCAG AATCTGATTATGCAACATGTAGACCACTCGGCGGGAGAATTGATAAATATGGTGCAAGGACTTCTTCGATTTGATCCATCAGAGAGACTAACCGCTCGTGAAGCCTTGAGACATCCTTTTTTCACAAGGAGGAGATGA
- the LOC104730974 gene encoding manganese-dependent ADP-ribose/CDP-alcohol diphosphatase, producing the protein MGSVVKQPLFSFGVIADVQYADIPDGRSFLGVPRYYRNSILVLQRAVETWNQHGNLKFVINMGDIVDGFCPKDQSLAATKKLVREFDKFNGPVYHMIGNHCLYNLPREELLPLLKIPGRDGNAYYDFSPTPGYRIVVLDGYDISAVGWPQDHPKTIAALKILDEKNPNSDKNSPEGLEDVARRFVKYNGGVGEEQLQWLDSVLQDASNSNQRVIVCGHVPMSPGVASKAALLWNFDEVMDIIHKYDSVKVCLSGHDHKGGYFVDSHGVHHRSLEAALECPPGTYSFGYIDVYENKLSLVGTDRMQNTDFEN; encoded by the coding sequence ATGGGTTCTGTAGTCAAACAGCCACTCTTCTCGTTTGGTGTTATAGCTGATGTTCAGTATGCTGATATTCCAGATGGCCGCTCCTTTTTAGGTGTTCCTAGGTATTACAGGAACAGCATCCTTGTCCTACAACGAGCTGTTGAAACTTGGAACCAACATGGGAACCTCAAATTTGTTATCAACATGGGTGACATTGTTGATGGTTTTTGTCCCAAGGATCAGTCTTTGGCTGCGACTAAGAAACTGGTCCGTGAATTCGACAAATTCAATGGTCCTGTTTATCATATGATCGGCAATCACTGCCTCTACAATCTCCCCCGTGAAGAGTTGCTTCCCTTGCTGAAGATCCCAGGTCGTGATGGCAATGCTTACTATGATTTTTCACCAACTCCAGGCTATAGAATTGTTGTGTTAGATGGGTATGACATCAGTGCTGTAGGATGGCCACAGGACCATCCTAAAACAATCGCTGCATTGAAGATACTTGATGAAAAGAACCCAAACTCAGACAAAAATAGCCCTGAGGGGCTTGAGGATGTTGCGAGGAGATTTGTCAAGTATAACGGTGGTGTTGGGGAGGAGCAGCTGCAATGGCTTGATAGTGTGCTTCAGGATGCATCAAACTCGAACCAGAGAGTTATTGTATGTGGGCATGTGCCTATGAGCCCCGGTGTGGCATCCAAAGCAGCTTTGTTGTGGAATTTTGATGAAGTGATGGACATTATACACAAGTATGACTCTGTTAAAGTTTGTTTGTCCGGACACGATCATAAAGGAGGATACTTTGTTGATTCTCACGGTGTTCACCATAGATCCTTGGAAGCTGCCTTGGAATGCCCCCCAGGTACGTATTCGTTTGGATATATCGATGTATATGAGAACAAGTTATCTCTTGTTGGTACTGATCGGATGCAAAACACTGATTTTGAGAACTAG
- the LOC104730975 gene encoding high-affinity nitrate transporter 3.2 isoform X1 — translation MHPFFSSKSIFLLPKFQNSTMTIHTLLFASLLIFSFIHSCRGGNKDRLFTELQNLIEVTTKPMQDGVVLEAGKDMVTVKWKLKSSAKVDADATFKTIQVKLCYAPISQVDRPWRKTHNELLKDKTCPYEIVSKPYDKTPQSLDWTVELDIPTGTYFVRVYGIDGDGHEVAYGQSSDEGRTTNLFSIQAISGGHVSLDIASILFSVFSVVSLLVFFVKEKKKAKLEQRE, via the exons ATGCACccatttttttcatcaaaaagcATATTCCTCTTAcctaaatttcaaaattcaacGATGACCATCCACACTCTCCTCTTCGCCTCACTTCTCATATTTTCATTCATCCATTCGTGCCGTGGAGGAAATAAAGATAGACTCTTCACTGAGCTCCAAAATTTAATCGAGGTCACCACTAAACCCATGCAAGATGGCGTAG TTTTGGAAGCTGGAAAAGATATGGTGACAGTTAAATGGAAGCTAAAGTCGTCGGCCAAGGTCGATGCCGATGCTACGTTCAAGACAATCCAAGTCAAGCTTTGTTATGCACCAATCAGCCAAGTTGATAGACCGTGGCGAAAGACTCATAACGAGCTCTTGAAGGACAAAACCTGCCCTTACGAGATTGTGTCCAAGCCATATGACAAGACCCCTCAATCACTTGATTGGACCGTCGAGCTCGATATCCCCACTGGAACCTACTTCGTACGTGTCTATGGAATTGATGGAGATGGCCACGAAGTAGCATACGGGCAGAGCTCGGACGAGGGAAGGACGACGAATCTCTTCAGCATTCAGGCTATTAGTGGTGGACACGTGTCGCTCGACATAGCATCCATATTGTTCAGCGTCTTCTCCGTTGTTTCTCTGTTAGTCTTCTTtgtcaaggagaagaagaaggccaAGTTAGAGCAAAGGGAGTGA
- the LOC104730975 gene encoding high-affinity nitrate transporter 3.2 isoform X2, giving the protein MAIHTLFFASLLIFSFIQSSRGENKDRLFAELQNSIEVAAKPIQDGVVLEAGKDMVTVKWKLKSSAKVDADATFKTIQVKLCYAPISQVDRPWRKTHNELLKDKTCPYEIVSKPYDKTPQSLDWTVELDIPTGTYFVRVYGIDGDGHEVAYGQSSDEGRTTNLFSIQAISGGHVSLDIASILFSVFSVVSLLVFFVKEKKKAKLEQRE; this is encoded by the exons ATGGCCATCCACACTCTCTTCTTCGCCTCACTTCTCATATTTTCATTCATCCAGTCGAGCCGTGGAGAAAACAAAGATAGACTCTTCGCTGAGCTTCAAAATTCAATTGAGGTCGCCGCTAAACCCATACAAGATGGCGTAG TTTTGGAAGCTGGAAAAGATATGGTGACAGTTAAATGGAAGCTAAAGTCGTCGGCCAAGGTCGATGCCGATGCTACGTTCAAGACAATCCAAGTCAAGCTTTGTTATGCACCAATCAGCCAAGTTGATAGACCGTGGCGAAAGACTCATAACGAGCTCTTGAAGGACAAAACCTGCCCTTACGAGATTGTGTCCAAGCCATATGACAAGACCCCTCAATCACTTGATTGGACCGTCGAGCTCGATATCCCCACTGGAACCTACTTCGTACGTGTCTATGGAATTGATGGAGATGGCCACGAAGTAGCATACGGGCAGAGCTCGGACGAGGGAAGGACGACGAATCTCTTCAGCATTCAGGCTATTAGTGGTGGACACGTGTCGCTCGACATAGCATCCATATTGTTCAGCGTCTTCTCCGTTGTTTCTCTGTTAGTCTTCTTtgtcaaggagaagaagaaggccaAGTTAGAGCAAAGGGAGTGA
- the LOC104730972 gene encoding serine/threonine-protein kinase AFC2 isoform X3 translates to MEMERVHEFPHTHMDRRPRKRARLGWDVLPSATKAQVGMFCGQEIGNISSFASSGAPTDNSSSSICVKAVARNGSPPRREDDKDGHYMFELGDDLTPRYKIYSKMGEGTFGQVLECWDRERKEMVAVKIVRGVKKYREAAMIEIEMLQQLGKHDKGGNRCVQIRNWFDYRNHICIVFEKLGSSLYDFLRKNNYRSFPIDLVREIGWQLLECVAFMHDLRMIHTDLKPENILLVSSDYVKIPEYKGSRLQRDLSYKRVPKSSAIKVIDFGSTTYERQDQTYIVSTRHYRAPEVILGLGWSYPCDVWSIGCIIVELCTGEALFQTHENLEHLAMMERVLGSFPQQMLKKVDRHSEKYVRRGRLDWPDGATSRDSLKAVLKLPRLQNLIMQHVDHSAGELINMVQGLLRFDPSERLTAREALRHPFFTRRR, encoded by the exons ATGGAGATGGAGCGCGTGCATGAGTTTCCTCATACTCACATGGATCGTCGTCCCAGGAAGAGAGCGCGTCTCGGTTGGGATGTGTTGCCTTCTGCAACCAAG GCTCAGGTAGGAATGTTTTGTGGGCAAGAGATTGGAAATATATCAAGCTTTGCATCCTCCGGAGCTCCTACAGACAATAGTAGCTCTTCTATTTGTGTTAAGGCTGTGGCTCGAAATGGTTCGCCCCCAAGGCGAGAAGATGACAAGGATGGACATTACATGTTTGAACTGGGAGATGACTTAACCCCACGCT ATAAAATCTATAGCAAAATGGGAGAAG GTACCTTTGGTCAAGTGCTAGAATGTTGGGACAGGGAGAGGAAGGAAATGGTGGCTGTCAAGATTGTCCGTGGTGTGAAGAAATACCGCGAGGCTGCTATGATCGAAATTGAAATGCTTCAACAGCTTGGTAAACATGACAAAGGTGGCAATCG TTGTGTACAAATTCGGAACTGGTTTGACTATCGTAACCATATCTGTATT GTATTTGAGAAGCTTGGATCAAGTTTATACGATTTTCTTCGGAAAAACAATTATCGCTCCTTTCCCATTGATCTTGTCCGTGAGATTGGCTGGCAACTCTTGGAATGTGTAGCAT TTATGCATGACTTGCGCATGATTCATACGGACCTTAAACCAGAAAATATTCTCTTAGTCTCCTCGGACTATGTGAAGATTCCTGAGTATAAG GGCTCCCGGTTACAAAGGGATCTAAGCTATAAAAGAGTGCCTAAATCAAGTGCAATAAAGGTGATTGATTTTGGTAGCACAACTTATGAGCGTCAGGACCAAACCTACATTGTATCTACGAGACATTATAGGGCACCAGAAGTGATTTTAG GTCTTGGCTGGAGTTATCCATGCGATGTTTGGAGTATTGGATGTATCATAGTGGAACTGTGCACG GGAGAAGCGTTGTTCCAAACACATGAAAATCTGGAGCATTTAGCAATGATGGAGCGTGTACTTGGGTCGTTCCCTCAACAAATGTTGAAGAAAGTGGA TCGGCACTCAGAGAAATATGTGAGAAGAGGTCGTTTGGATTGGCCTGATGGGGCCACCTCAAGGGACAGCCTCAAAGCAGTATTGAAGCTTCCTCGGCTTCAG AATCTGATTATGCAACATGTAGACCACTCGGCGGGAGAATTGATAAATATGGTGCAAGGACTTCTTCGATTTGATCCATCAGAGAGACTAACCGCTCGTGAAGCCTTGAGACATCCTTTTTTCACAAGGAGGAGATGA
- the LOC104730972 gene encoding serine/threonine-protein kinase AFC2 isoform X1: protein MFELGDDLTPRYKIYSKMGEGTFGQVLECWDRERKEMVAVKIVRGVKKYREAAMIEIEMLQQLGKHDKGGNRCVQIRNWFDYRNHICIVFEKLGSSLYDFLRKNNYRSFPIDLVREIGWQLLECVAFMHDLRMIHTDLKPENILLVSSDYVKIPEYKGSRLQRDLSYKRVPKSSAIKVIDFGSTTYERQDQTYIVSTRHYRAPEVILGLGWSYPCDVWSIGCIIVELCTGEALFQTHENLEHLAMMERVLGSFPQQMLKKVDRHSEKYVRRGRLDWPDGATSRDSLKAVLKLPRLQNLIMQHVDHSAGELINMVQGLLRFDPSERLTAREALRHPFFTRRR, encoded by the exons ATGTTTGAACTGGGAGATGACTTAACCCCACGCT ATAAAATCTATAGCAAAATGGGAGAAG GTACCTTTGGTCAAGTGCTAGAATGTTGGGACAGGGAGAGGAAGGAAATGGTGGCTGTCAAGATTGTCCGTGGTGTGAAGAAATACCGCGAGGCTGCTATGATCGAAATTGAAATGCTTCAACAGCTTGGTAAACATGACAAAGGTGGCAATCG TTGTGTACAAATTCGGAACTGGTTTGACTATCGTAACCATATCTGTATT GTATTTGAGAAGCTTGGATCAAGTTTATACGATTTTCTTCGGAAAAACAATTATCGCTCCTTTCCCATTGATCTTGTCCGTGAGATTGGCTGGCAACTCTTGGAATGTGTAGCAT TTATGCATGACTTGCGCATGATTCATACGGACCTTAAACCAGAAAATATTCTCTTAGTCTCCTCGGACTATGTGAAGATTCCTGAGTATAAG GGCTCCCGGTTACAAAGGGATCTAAGCTATAAAAGAGTGCCTAAATCAAGTGCAATAAAGGTGATTGATTTTGGTAGCACAACTTATGAGCGTCAGGACCAAACCTACATTGTATCTACGAGACATTATAGGGCACCAGAAGTGATTTTAG GTCTTGGCTGGAGTTATCCATGCGATGTTTGGAGTATTGGATGTATCATAGTGGAACTGTGCACG GGAGAAGCGTTGTTCCAAACACATGAAAATCTGGAGCATTTAGCAATGATGGAGCGTGTACTTGGGTCGTTCCCTCAACAAATGTTGAAGAAAGTGGA TCGGCACTCAGAGAAATATGTGAGAAGAGGTCGTTTGGATTGGCCTGATGGGGCCACCTCAAGGGACAGCCTCAAAGCAGTATTGAAGCTTCCTCGGCTTCAG AATCTGATTATGCAACATGTAGACCACTCGGCGGGAGAATTGATAAATATGGTGCAAGGACTTCTTCGATTTGATCCATCAGAGAGACTAACCGCTCGTGAAGCCTTGAGACATCCTTTTTTCACAAGGAGGAGATGA
- the LOC104730973 gene encoding SKP1-like protein 4, with product MAPNKIILKSSDGEIFEVDEAVAVESQTIKHMIEDDCASNGIPLPNVTGATLAKVIEYCKKHVEAAAEADGADKDFCGKTENSELNTWDTEFVKVDQPTLFDLILAANYLNIGGLLDLTCKAVADQMRGKTPDEMRAHFNIKNDYTKEEEEEVRNENKWAFE from the exons ATGGCGCCCAACAAGATCATCCTAAAGAGCTCCGACGGTGAAATCTTCGAGGTAGATGAAGCCGTAGCTGTTGAGTCCCAGACGATTAAGCACATGATCGAGGACGACTGCGCCAGTAACGGAATCCCGCTTCCCAATGTAACCGGAGCCACCTTGGCTAAGGTTATTGAGTACTGTAAGAAGCACGTCGAGGCCGCCGCTGAGGCTGACGGTGCTGACAAGGATTTTTGTGGTAAAACTGAGAACAGTGAGCTTAATACTTGGGATACCGAATTCGTCAAAGTCGATCAGCCTACACTCTTTGATCTCATCCTG gCTGCTAACTATCTGAACATCGGTGGACTTCTTGACCTAACGTGCAAGGCCGTGGCTGATCAGATGAGAGGCAAAACTCCAGACGAGATGCGTGCTCACTTCAACATCAAGAACGATTAcacaaaggaggaagaagaggaggttcGCAATGAGAACAAGTGGGCGTTCGAGTAG